In Myxococcus virescens, a single window of DNA contains:
- a CDS encoding cyclic nucleotide-binding domain-containing protein — MSRSEAEMSLEGPRAAVPGEGAFHGLLTQPSSEVAAQLYEELGSSQRERLQKEAAQAAVAERQRLAEVLRQARDFSGAARLLDGCGAAALVAELYVQGGRYVDAAEAYLRAGEVERAAAAFERGGAMERALEAYRGLGAREAMAHCLVRLGRPYEAAQLYRELGQPHAEVEALASVPSGDPRHLESVLRMCKLLDGEGFTRRALALLADTVRGTESARGDPALAAEKARLLRRLGMDAEAEAVIARLPSNAAAPESNGYHYLKAIPIFGELSLEDMKDLYRVARQVLIPAGAVLLEKGSPGSGLFVLLEGEVDVFSGPETDARRLNTLGPGAYLGEISLVQDAPVSAQVRARTAVRALRVTRAGFQHYLDTHDAAALRIFRLFTHNLAARVRALST; from the coding sequence ATGTCGCGGTCCGAGGCGGAGATGAGTTTGGAGGGCCCCCGAGCAGCAGTCCCGGGGGAGGGAGCGTTCCACGGGCTGCTCACGCAGCCGTCGTCCGAGGTGGCGGCGCAGCTCTACGAGGAGCTGGGGAGCTCCCAACGCGAGCGGCTCCAGAAGGAGGCCGCGCAGGCCGCGGTGGCGGAGCGCCAGCGTCTGGCGGAAGTCCTGCGCCAGGCCCGCGACTTCTCGGGCGCCGCGCGCCTGCTGGATGGCTGCGGCGCCGCGGCCCTGGTGGCGGAGCTGTACGTCCAGGGCGGGCGTTACGTGGACGCGGCGGAGGCGTACCTGCGCGCGGGTGAGGTGGAGCGCGCCGCGGCCGCTTTCGAGCGGGGCGGCGCCATGGAGCGCGCGCTGGAGGCCTACCGCGGCCTGGGCGCGCGTGAGGCCATGGCGCACTGCCTGGTGCGTCTGGGGCGTCCGTACGAGGCGGCGCAGCTCTACCGCGAGCTGGGCCAGCCGCACGCGGAGGTGGAAGCGCTCGCGAGCGTTCCCTCCGGCGACCCGCGTCACCTGGAGTCCGTGCTGCGCATGTGCAAGCTGCTGGATGGCGAGGGCTTCACACGGCGTGCGCTGGCGCTCCTGGCCGACACGGTGCGCGGCACGGAGTCGGCGCGGGGAGACCCGGCGCTGGCGGCGGAGAAGGCCCGGCTGCTGCGCCGCCTGGGCATGGACGCGGAGGCCGAGGCCGTCATCGCGCGTCTGCCCTCGAACGCGGCGGCGCCGGAGTCCAATGGCTACCACTACCTGAAGGCCATCCCCATCTTCGGAGAGCTGTCGCTCGAGGACATGAAGGACCTGTACCGCGTGGCGCGGCAGGTGCTCATCCCGGCGGGCGCGGTGCTGCTGGAGAAGGGCTCGCCGGGCAGCGGCCTCTTCGTGCTCCTGGAGGGCGAGGTGGACGTGTTCAGCGGGCCGGAGACGGACGCGCGCCGGCTCAACACGCTGGGGCCTGGCGCCTACCTGGGAGAAATCTCCCTGGTGCAGGATGCCCCGGTGTCCGCCCAGGTCCGCGCGCGCACGGCGGTCCGCGCGCTGCGCGTCACCCGCGCGGGTTTCCAGCACTACCTGGACACGCATGACGCGGCGGCGCTGCGCATCTTCCGCCTCTTCACGCACAACCTCGCGGCGCGCGTGCGGGCGCTCAGCACCTGA
- a CDS encoding FKBP-type peptidyl-prolyl cis-trans isomerase produces MLRSLLVPMLLAVSLLGCGDDESVNPDSGDPTKVTYAESLNVDLAEMTRLESGLYIQDTFIVEDGAQAQAGNRVQVRYTGYLPDGRSFDATGNGPAIGFTLGTGQVIAGWDEGIAGMRVGGRRRLIIPSSLGYGASGSGSRIPPYTVLIFDTELVSVR; encoded by the coding sequence ATGCTCCGCTCCCTGCTGGTTCCCATGCTCCTGGCTGTCTCGCTGCTCGGCTGTGGCGACGACGAAAGCGTCAACCCCGACTCGGGAGACCCGACCAAGGTGACGTACGCGGAGTCGCTCAATGTGGACCTGGCCGAGATGACCCGCCTGGAAAGCGGGCTCTACATCCAGGACACCTTCATCGTGGAGGATGGCGCGCAGGCCCAGGCGGGCAATCGCGTGCAGGTGCGCTACACGGGCTACCTGCCGGACGGCCGCAGCTTCGACGCCACCGGCAACGGGCCCGCCATCGGCTTCACCCTGGGCACGGGGCAGGTCATCGCGGGCTGGGATGAAGGCATCGCCGGCATGCGCGTGGGGGGCCGTCGTCGCCTCATCATCCCGTCGTCCCTGGGTTATGGCGCCAGCGGCTCAGGCAGCCGGATTCCGCCGTACACGGTCCTCATCTTCGACACCGAGCTCGTGTCCGTCCGCTGA
- a CDS encoding metallophosphoesterase encodes MPRWVSLLLFFVPVLAVLAVGHVYLYRRLVRDVTKRKWLRRTAQGLFAVGFVGALSARAIGSVLPSEGAQRLGIVFLLWIGLVLYLLMFTLAVDLVRALAAWRERRNARAETTAPTAPASPERRALLGQGLAVGAGLAGVAVSTYGGWRAYHPPDVRDIPVRLPHLPRELEGLTLVQLTDIHIGGVIQRRFMDELVSRTNALKPDVIAITGDLVDGSVNALGGFAASLGKLSARYGTWFVTGNHDYYSGADSWVAFLEGLGIHTLRNRSVSIGDGAASFQLAGVDDWSAHRMGERGYDLDAALRDVRPDRASVLLAHQPSNFDEVARRGVGLQVSGHTHGGQMFPGNLMGDLIWGDRNAGLSRTGDSLIYVSRGCGFVGPPMRVGAPPEIARLVLLPA; translated from the coding sequence ATGCCACGCTGGGTCAGCCTGCTCCTCTTCTTCGTTCCCGTGCTCGCCGTCCTGGCGGTGGGCCATGTCTATCTCTACCGCCGGCTCGTCCGTGACGTGACGAAGCGCAAGTGGCTGCGGCGCACCGCCCAGGGTCTGTTCGCCGTGGGCTTCGTCGGAGCCCTGAGCGCGCGGGCCATTGGCTCCGTGCTGCCCTCCGAGGGCGCCCAGCGCCTGGGCATCGTCTTCCTCCTGTGGATTGGCCTGGTCCTCTACCTGCTCATGTTCACCCTGGCGGTGGACCTGGTACGGGCCCTGGCCGCGTGGCGTGAGCGCCGCAACGCGCGCGCGGAGACGACGGCCCCCACCGCGCCCGCGTCGCCGGAGCGCCGGGCGCTGCTGGGTCAGGGGCTCGCGGTGGGCGCGGGGCTCGCGGGCGTGGCGGTGAGCACCTACGGCGGCTGGCGCGCGTACCACCCACCCGATGTGCGAGACATCCCCGTGCGGCTGCCCCACCTGCCGCGCGAGCTGGAAGGTCTCACGCTGGTGCAGCTCACCGACATCCACATCGGCGGGGTGATTCAGCGCCGCTTCATGGATGAGCTGGTGTCCCGCACCAACGCACTCAAGCCGGACGTCATCGCCATCACCGGGGACCTGGTGGACGGCTCCGTGAATGCGCTGGGGGGCTTCGCCGCCAGCCTGGGGAAGCTGAGCGCGCGGTACGGCACCTGGTTCGTGACCGGCAACCACGACTACTACTCGGGCGCCGATTCGTGGGTCGCCTTCCTGGAGGGGCTGGGCATCCACACGCTGCGCAACCGCTCCGTGTCCATTGGCGACGGCGCGGCCTCCTTCCAACTGGCGGGTGTGGACGACTGGAGCGCGCACCGTATGGGCGAGCGCGGCTATGACCTGGACGCGGCGCTGCGCGACGTGCGGCCCGACCGCGCCTCCGTGCTGCTGGCGCACCAGCCGTCCAACTTCGACGAGGTGGCCCGGCGCGGCGTGGGGCTCCAAGTCTCAGGGCACACGCACGGCGGACAGATGTTCCCGGGCAACCTGATGGGCGACCTCATCTGGGGAGACCGCAACGCGGGCCTGAGCCGCACGGGCGACTCGCTCATCTACGTCAGCCGGGGTTGTGGCTTCGTGGGCCCACCCATGCGCGTGGGCGCGCCCCCGGAGATTGCCCGACTGGTGCTGCTGCCCGCGTAG
- a CDS encoding ZIP family metal transporter → MGAGLVASLLAGTATGLGALPVLVTSELSRKAQDRMLGFSAGVMLAATSFSLVIPSMELVKGQGHDGPSAALRVAAGVLLGGLFLRVWHDLMPHEHVLKGHEGHGGTKWNSALLFVLAMTLHNFPEGLAVGVSFAAPQPELGLSVALGIGAQNIPEGLVVALALRATGASASRAAFLTLLTGLVEPVGALFGLLALSLSSALLPWGLAFAGGAMLYVISHEMIPESHRGGFEREATTGLMWGFVLALVLDMSLG, encoded by the coding sequence ATGGGGGCGGGGTTGGTGGCAAGCCTGCTGGCGGGCACGGCGACGGGACTGGGCGCGCTGCCCGTGCTCGTCACCTCGGAGCTCAGCCGGAAGGCCCAGGACCGGATGTTGGGCTTCAGCGCGGGCGTGATGCTGGCGGCCACGTCCTTCTCGCTGGTCATCCCCTCGATGGAGTTGGTGAAAGGGCAGGGCCATGACGGGCCTTCGGCGGCACTGCGCGTGGCGGCGGGGGTGTTGCTGGGTGGGCTGTTCCTGCGCGTGTGGCACGACCTGATGCCGCACGAACACGTGCTCAAGGGCCACGAGGGCCATGGCGGCACGAAGTGGAACAGCGCGCTGCTGTTCGTGCTGGCCATGACGCTGCACAACTTCCCGGAAGGCCTGGCGGTGGGCGTGTCGTTCGCCGCGCCGCAGCCGGAGCTGGGTCTGTCGGTGGCGCTGGGAATCGGCGCGCAGAACATTCCCGAAGGTCTGGTGGTGGCGCTGGCGCTGAGGGCCACGGGGGCGTCCGCGTCGCGCGCCGCGTTCCTGACGCTGCTCACCGGCCTGGTGGAGCCGGTCGGAGCGCTGTTCGGCCTCCTGGCCCTGTCACTCAGCTCCGCGCTGCTGCCGTGGGGGCTGGCCTTCGCGGGCGGGGCGATGCTCTATGTCATCAGCCACGAGATGATTCCGGAGAGCCACCGCGGCGGCTTCGAGCGCGAGGCCACCACCGGCCTCATGTGGGGCTTCGTGCTCGCGCTGGTGCTGGACATGTCGCTGGGCTGA
- a CDS encoding RNA polymerase sigma factor, which translates to MRSQTDEALMERFRDGAQDAFEDLFARHAPRVQGFLARMVRNGALAEDLLQATFLSVIRSRGRYEPGTRFTPWLMTIAANAARDALRHQRHVDAYASQEDSATPASPAPDDSDPSLRRHLLDALQQLHPDHREAVVLSKVEGWSFEEIGALRGISPGAARLRAHRGYEKLRELLGELALEVAR; encoded by the coding sequence ATGCGGAGCCAAACGGACGAAGCACTCATGGAACGGTTTCGCGACGGAGCACAGGACGCCTTCGAGGACCTCTTCGCGCGGCACGCGCCGCGGGTCCAAGGCTTCCTGGCCCGGATGGTGCGCAATGGCGCGCTCGCGGAAGATTTGCTGCAGGCCACCTTCTTGTCCGTCATCCGCTCGCGGGGCCGCTACGAGCCCGGCACCCGCTTCACCCCCTGGCTGATGACCATTGCCGCGAACGCCGCGCGGGACGCGCTGAGGCATCAGCGACACGTAGACGCCTATGCATCCCAGGAGGACTCCGCGACGCCCGCATCCCCGGCGCCGGATGACAGCGACCCGTCGCTGCGCAGGCACCTGCTGGACGCCTTGCAACAACTCCACCCGGACCACCGTGAAGCCGTGGTGCTCAGCAAGGTGGAGGGCTGGTCCTTCGAGGAGATCGGCGCGCTGCGGGGGATCAGCCCTGGCGCCGCGCGGCTGCGGGCGCACCGGGGCTACGAGAAGCTGCGCGAACTGCTGGGCGAGCTGGCGCTGGAGGTGGCGCGATGA
- a CDS encoding DUF1109 domain-containing protein encodes MKPPMDLDQLLTQTPAKDNAALERVLAAARGELALRRPVRRWRTQAVWLMAASAGLGLLAAGVMLAVGAVTGPLLLARAPLLAMLVGTSAVCAWGALSPKGRWMRRLGVGLAVVSAAALVLARGTPHSHPSLPGWVCTVSHLAIGVVPLVVALFALRGAFFQPLRAVVAGLSVGSTGALLGELACEQDGRHVLSHHLPAWVVITVVLVVISKSLKPRSYAP; translated from the coding sequence ATGAAGCCACCGATGGACCTGGACCAGTTGCTCACCCAGACGCCCGCGAAGGACAACGCCGCGCTGGAGCGCGTGCTCGCCGCGGCCCGGGGTGAACTGGCGCTTCGCCGTCCGGTGCGGCGCTGGCGCACGCAGGCCGTCTGGTTGATGGCGGCGTCAGCGGGCCTGGGCCTGCTGGCGGCCGGGGTGATGCTCGCGGTGGGCGCGGTCACCGGCCCCCTGCTCCTGGCACGCGCGCCCCTGCTGGCCATGCTGGTGGGAACCAGCGCGGTGTGCGCCTGGGGTGCGCTGTCTCCCAAGGGCCGCTGGATGCGCCGGCTGGGCGTGGGGCTGGCGGTGGTCAGCGCGGCGGCCCTGGTGCTCGCCCGGGGCACGCCGCACAGTCACCCATCACTCCCGGGCTGGGTCTGCACCGTCAGTCACCTGGCCATTGGCGTGGTGCCGCTGGTGGTGGCGCTGTTCGCGCTGCGCGGGGCCTTCTTCCAGCCGCTGCGCGCCGTGGTGGCGGGCCTGTCGGTGGGTTCGACGGGCGCGCTGCTCGGAGAGCTCGCCTGTGAGCAGGACGGGCGGCACGTCCTCTCCCATCACCTGCCCGCATGGGTCGTCATCACCGTCGTGCTGGTGGTCATCTCGAAGTCGCTCAAGCCCCGTTCCTACGCGCCATGA
- a CDS encoding Carotenogenesis protein CarS, with translation MIQDPSLIICHDVDGAPVRIGAKVKVVPHSEDGTISQRFLGQTGIVVGLVFDDPATQYPDDPLIQVLVEGLGEDLFFPEELELAPEWARNRIAQHRQAVRAGGRSSQERVP, from the coding sequence ATGATCCAGGACCCCTCACTCATCATCTGTCATGACGTGGACGGCGCACCGGTGCGCATTGGCGCGAAGGTGAAGGTCGTGCCGCACTCCGAGGACGGCACCATCAGCCAGCGCTTCCTGGGCCAGACGGGAATCGTCGTGGGGCTGGTGTTCGACGACCCAGCCACGCAGTACCCCGATGACCCGCTCATCCAGGTGCTCGTCGAAGGGCTGGGCGAAGACCTCTTCTTCCCGGAGGAGCTGGAGCTGGCCCCGGAGTGGGCCCGCAACCGGATTGCCCAGCACCGTCAAGCCGTGCGGGCCGGCGGCCGGAGTTCGCAGGAGCGCGTGCCCTGA